One Diospyros lotus cultivar Yz01 chromosome 1, ASM1463336v1, whole genome shotgun sequence genomic window carries:
- the LOC127800930 gene encoding uncharacterized protein LOC127800930, whose product MAEDGQGEYSQELMERPKDGVTINDALNMSGKNLSQVKVEDGSFFPSLEDEVIGVQHLLAEPNCNDFGDDVLGFNAFNHHKCFACDEFSAVEYDSTKPDSDALSCGHNLLEKVKEFSDEALSGTDIMVLDVKNNISDTCEDYLLDTEFVDEASHPNPVKGSAVGNMHMESKSMVSEDAVCVAEVPEVSIACIPVLDSACQNSSLPDNMTIDESVVVAANEKESEMILPTSDQCSQRVSTSFKVMSNLKGRPGVNYVEERNENRVSLKASSSENRNALFSFSELREEETVLVMGKRSRKPTRRYIEESLEQHSGHHKKRRGNSNACPNPKVVDNGSYKKHSHKGFRAKHFVYQKESFRGACIQVPFGEPVQGDHSKKKVLESEGCKDSSLLSANADSDADSFSTESQNCVSEEDYSTGTKSQKGKTRRKHHMYWSLSEVLKLVEGVSMYGVGRWTEIKKLMFRSSANRTSVDLKDKWRNLLRASCPHMRSKREVESRRKHSSQVIPPSILHRIRELAAMHPYPRERKTQVLQTASVASPIPSKSCDGLVPLSTAVRV is encoded by the exons ATGGCAGAAGATGGGCAGGGTGAATACAGTCAGGAACTGATGGAGAGACCCAAAGATGGTGTTACCATTAATGATGCTTTAAACATGTCTGGCAAGAATCTCAGTCAGGTTAAG GTTGAAGATGGATCATTTTTTCCATCCTTGGAAGATGAAGTAATAGGTGTTCAACATTTGCTAGCAGAACCTAATTGCAATGACTTTGGTGACGACGTTCTAGGTTTTAATGCTTTCAATCATCATAAGTGCTTTGCTTGTGATGAGTTTTCAGCTGTTGAATATGATTCTACAAAACCTGATAGCG ATGCACTGAGTTGCGGGCATAACTTGCTTGAGAAAGTTAAAGAA TTTTCAGATGAGGCGTTGTCAGGAACCGATATAATGGTTCTTGatgtaaaaaataacatttcagATACCTGTGAAGACTATCTTCTAG ATACCGAATTTGTTGATGAAGCTTCACATCCCAATCCAGTTAAAGGATCAGCTGTGGGAAACATGCATATGGAAAGCAAGTCCATGGTTTCAGAAGACGCTGTTTGTGTTGCTGAGGTGCCTGAAGTGTCCATTGCATGTATCCCAGTGCTTGACAGTGCATGTCAAAATTCGTCATTGCCTGATAATATGACAATTGATGAG AGTGTTGTTGTAGCtgcaaatgaaaaagaaagcgAAATGATCTTGCCAACAAGTGATCAGTGCTCCCAAAGAGTGTCAACCTCCTTTAAAGTTATGTCCAATTTAAAAGGAAGGCCTGGAGTTAACTATGTGGAGGAGAGAAATGAGAACCGTGTTTCTTTGAAAGCATCATCTTCTGAGAATAGAAATGCATTATTTAGTTTTTCTGAACTAAGAGAAGAGGAAACTGTACTTGTTATGGGTAAGAGATCGCGCAAGCCTACTCGGAGATACATTGAAGAATCATTGGAACAACACTCGGGACATCATAAAAAGAGACGCGGGAATTCTAATGCATGCCCAAATCCTAAAGTTGTGGACAATGGATCTTATAAGAAGCATTCTCACAAAGGATTTAGAGCAAAACATTTTGTCTATCAGAAGGAATCTTTTAGAGGAGCTTGTATTCAGGTTCCATTTGGTGAACCTGTTCAGGGAGACCATTCAAAGAAAAAG GTGCTTGAATCTGAGGGTTGCAAGGACAGTAGCCTCTTAAGTGCAAATGCCGATTCTGATGCTGATTCTTTTTCAACTGAATCACAAAATTGTGTGTCTGAAGAGGATTATAGCACGGGGACCAAGAGTCAGAAGGGTAAAACTCGTAGAAAACATCATATGTACTGGTCTCTCTCAGAGGTATTGAAGTTGGTTGAAGGAGTTTCTATGTATGGAGTGGGAAGATGGACTGAGATAAAAAAGCTAATGTTCCGATCATCTGCGAATAGAACTTCCGTTGATCTTAAG GATAAGTGGCGCAATCTTCTTAGGGCCAGCTGCCCACATATGCGAAGCAAGAGGGAG GTTGAATCAAGAAGGAAGCATTCATCACAGGTAATTCCACCGTCTATTCTGCATCGTATCAGGGAGTTGGCTGCCATGCATCCGTATCCTCGGGAGCGAAAGACGCAGGTCTTGCAAACTGCTTCTGTTGCCTCACCAATTCCCAGCAAATCGTGTGATGGTTTGGTGCCTCTGTCAACTGCTGTTAGAGTTTAG
- the LOC127800946 gene encoding lysM domain receptor-like kinase 3 encodes MHLFSGTSSSTLVLPRPLRSDSAAEPEPIRTAFMTHLALNLNLLDPFEKNLMCRSKMAVDAAEPSPNARSSRPAARRSTKPPVVSESSTGKVPSSSYSTGSGYILDSSTTTNSVSSWTSLPSLRRALPENPHIYDFAEIRSATNSFLAKRYSSSSTPSWRCILRDKDVVVFQRKSRRSIELSQLRERLSVICRSHHVSIIKLLGVSISGDNIFFVYDFVNGASVSDLLRNPKNPNFTVLSTWMSRMQIATDFAHGLDYIHNNTGLNIGLVHKHIKSSALIITEPSFNARICHFGAAELCGETAIENKENRGLEKSQFGEIEEPVPESPAETSRSDAGVAKFEGVRGYMSPEFRATGIATQKSDVYAFGVVILELLSGGEPIKYKFERTSGQYQKISVVETARHAVEGGAEEVEGRVRRWVDRRLGDSFPVELAEKVIKVALECVHVDPEERPSMGRVAGKISKLFLQSRTWSDQVRVPTEISVSWTPR; translated from the coding sequence ATGCACCTTTTCTCGGGTACGTCATCTTCTACACTTGTTCTTCCCCGTCCCCTTCGATCGGATTCTGCTGCTGAGCCAGAGCCAATTCGCACTGCTTTTATGACTCATCTAGCTCTCAATCTCAACCTATTGGATCCCTTCGAAAAGAATCTTATGTGTAGATCGAAGATGGCAGTTGATGCGGCAGAGCCCAGTCCGAACGCCCGATCCTCTCGCCCCGCCGCAAGAAGATCAACCAAACCGCCGGTTGTATCCGAATCGTCGACCGGAAAAGTCCCCAGCTCTAGCTACTCCACCGGCTCCGGCTACATACTCGACTCCTCGACAACAACCAATTCCGTCTCAAGCTGGACCTCCTTGCCCAGCCTCCGCAGGGCGTTGCCGGAAAATCCTCACATCTACGACTTCGCCGAGATTCGCTCCGCCACCAACTCCTTTCTCGCCAAACGGTACTCCTCCTCCTCAACGCCGTCGTGGCGGTGCATTCTGCGCGACAAGGACGTCGTCGTTTTCCAACGCAAGTCGCGGCGTTCGATAGAGTTGTCGCAACTGAGAGAGCGGCTGTCGGTGATTTGCCGGAGTCACCATGTGAGCATAATTAAGCTCCTCGGGGTTTCGATCTCCGGCGACAACATTTTCTTCGTCTACGACTTCGTTAACGGTGCTAGCGTCTCGGATTTGCTCCGGAACCCTAAAAACCCTAACTTCACCGTGCTTTCGACTTGGATGTCGCGAATGCAGATCGCGACTGACTTTGCGCACGGCTTGGACTACATCCACAACAATACGGGGCTCAACATTGGCCTCGTTCATAAGCACATCAAAAGCAGTGCCCTAATCATCACCGAACCATCATTCAACGCCAGGATATGCCATTTCGGCGCGGCGGAGCTCTGCGGCGAAACCGCCATTGAGAATAAGGAAAACAGGGGCCTCGAGAAGAGCCAATTCGGCGAGATCGAGGAACCTGTACCAGAATCGCCGGCGGAAACGAGTAGATCGGACGCCGGTGTGGCTAAATTCGAAGGCGTCAGGGGGTACATGTCACCGGAATTTCGGGCGACTGGAATAGCGACACAGAAATCAGACGTGTACGCCTTCGGCGTCGTGATTCTGGAGCTTCTTTCCGGCGGAGAGCCTATAAAGTACAAATTCGAGCGGACGAGTGGCCAGTACCAGAAAATCTCGGTGGTTGAGACGGCGAGACACGCCGTAGAAGGCGGCGCAGAGGAAGTGGAGGGGAGGGTGAGGCGATGGGTGGACCGGAGGCTGGGGGACTCGTTTCCGGTGGAGTTGGCCGAGAAGGTGATAAAGGTCGCTCTGGAGTGCGTACACGTGGATCCAGAGGAAAGGCCATCCATGGGGCGCGTGGCCGGGAAGATATCGAAGCTGTTTTTGCAGTCGAGGACATGGTCGGATCAAGTCAGGGTCCCGACCGAGATTTCTGTTTCTTGGACCCCTCGTTGA